From a single Bacillus gobiensis genomic region:
- a CDS encoding isoprenyl transferase, with the protein MLNLLKNWKNNNQPQASDMESYTKEDVLNGHVPEHIAIIMDGNGRWAKKRALPRVAGHHEGMKVVKNTTRIANQLGVKILTLYAFSTENWKRPKFEVDFLMKLPEEFLSTYLPELVEENVQVRIIGDRTGLPDHTLRAIEKAVIDTKNNTGMVLNFALNYGGRKEIIRAVKSIAEQTKNGDIEIDEIDEELFSSYLMTESLQDPDLLIRTSGEIRLSNFMLWQIAYSEFVFTDVLWPDFKDSHFLQAVGEYQRRARRYGGV; encoded by the coding sequence ATGCTCAATTTACTCAAAAACTGGAAGAATAATAACCAGCCGCAAGCATCCGATATGGAGAGCTATACAAAAGAAGATGTATTAAATGGACATGTTCCTGAACATATTGCCATTATTATGGACGGGAACGGCAGGTGGGCTAAGAAGCGAGCATTGCCGCGAGTAGCAGGACACCACGAAGGAATGAAAGTGGTCAAGAATACGACAAGAATTGCGAATCAATTGGGAGTCAAAATCCTCACACTCTACGCCTTCTCCACTGAGAATTGGAAGCGTCCTAAGTTTGAAGTTGATTTTCTAATGAAACTTCCGGAAGAGTTTTTGTCCACTTATTTACCTGAGCTTGTTGAGGAAAATGTTCAAGTTCGAATCATAGGGGACCGCACCGGGCTGCCGGATCATACGCTTCGGGCAATCGAGAAAGCGGTTATTGATACAAAAAACAATACTGGTATGGTTCTTAACTTTGCGTTAAATTACGGCGGGCGGAAAGAAATTATTCGTGCAGTTAAATCAATCGCAGAACAAACGAAAAACGGAGATATCGAAATTGATGAAATCGATGAAGAACTATTCTCCAGTTATTTAATGACAGAATCGCTCCAGGATCCTGATTTGCTGATCCGGACAAGCGGTGAGATCAGGCTCAGTAATTTCATGCTTTGGCAAATTGCTTACAGCGAATTTGTATTTACAGATGTATTGTGGCCTGATTTTAAAGATAGTCATTTCCTGCAGGCCGTTGGAGAGTACCAGCGTCGTGCACGCCGTTATGGTGGAGTTTAG